Proteins found in one Corynebacterium freneyi genomic segment:
- a CDS encoding P-II family nitrogen regulator, which translates to MRLITAIIKPTTLEDVRAALEELGVSGLTVAEVRGFGRQKGQVEVYRGTEYLVDFVEKLRLDVVVPDDLAEAALDAVAEAARTGSIGDGKAWATEVTGAVRVRTGERGEAALR; encoded by the coding sequence ATGAGGCTCATCACGGCGATCATCAAGCCCACCACACTCGAGGACGTCCGGGCGGCGCTGGAGGAACTGGGCGTCTCCGGCCTCACGGTCGCGGAGGTCCGCGGCTTCGGGCGCCAAAAGGGCCAGGTCGAGGTCTACCGCGGAACGGAGTACCTGGTCGACTTCGTCGAAAAGCTCCGCCTGGACGTGGTCGTGCCCGATGACCTGGCCGAGGCCGCCCTCGACGCGGTCGCCGAGGCGGCCCGCACGGGCTCCATCGGCGACGGCAAGGCCTGGGCCACCGAGGTCACCGGCGCGGTGCGGGTGCGCACCGGCGAACGCGGCGAGGCCGCCCTGCGGTGA
- the ffh gene encoding signal recognition particle protein yields the protein MFESLSERLTGALKDLRGKGRLSEADINATAREIRLALLEADVSLPVVRAFIKRIKERAAGAEVSQALNPAQQVIKIVNEELIQILGGDTQRLRLAKNPPTVIMLAGLQGAGKTTLAGKLAKHLAGQGHTPMLVACDLQRPGAVQQLQIVGERAGVPTFAPDPGTSMDSHDHEMGTSHGDPVAVAQAGIEEAKRTQHDVVIVDTAGRLGIDETLMTQARDIRDAINPDEVLFVIDAMIGQDAVVTAEAFRDGVDFTGVVLTKLDGDARGGAALSIREVTGKPIMFASTGEKLEDFDVFHPERMASRILGMGDMLSLIEQAEQVFDQKEAEKTAAKMGSGELTLEDFLEQMLMVRKMGPIGNILKMLPGGAQMSEMADMVDEKHLDRMQAIIRGMTPAERNDPKILNASRRKRIAAGSGVSVSEVNQLVDRFFEARKMMAQMAGRFGMPGGRPSNRRNKKGRKGKKGRGRGPTPPKAMRQGGMPGMPGMPGMPGMPGMGGGGMPDMSELQKMMKNQMPPGMEGIDLDNLDFGQGGGGRK from the coding sequence GTGTTTGAATCACTCTCCGAACGGCTCACAGGGGCACTGAAGGATCTTCGGGGCAAGGGGCGTCTGTCCGAGGCGGACATCAACGCCACCGCCCGCGAGATCCGACTCGCCCTCCTCGAAGCCGACGTCTCCCTGCCCGTGGTGCGCGCCTTCATCAAGCGCATCAAGGAGCGCGCCGCGGGCGCGGAGGTCTCCCAGGCGCTGAACCCGGCGCAGCAGGTCATCAAGATCGTCAACGAGGAACTGATCCAGATCCTCGGCGGCGACACCCAGCGGCTGCGCCTGGCGAAGAACCCGCCGACGGTGATCATGCTCGCCGGCCTCCAGGGCGCCGGCAAGACCACGCTGGCCGGCAAGCTGGCCAAGCACCTGGCCGGCCAGGGACACACCCCGATGCTGGTGGCTTGCGACCTCCAGCGCCCGGGCGCCGTCCAGCAGTTGCAGATCGTCGGCGAACGCGCCGGCGTGCCCACCTTCGCGCCGGACCCCGGCACGTCGATGGATTCCCACGACCACGAGATGGGCACCTCCCACGGCGACCCCGTGGCCGTCGCCCAGGCCGGCATCGAGGAAGCCAAGCGCACCCAGCACGACGTGGTCATCGTGGACACCGCCGGCCGCTTGGGCATCGACGAGACCCTGATGACCCAGGCCCGCGACATCCGCGACGCCATCAACCCGGACGAAGTCCTCTTCGTCATCGACGCGATGATCGGCCAGGACGCCGTCGTCACCGCCGAAGCCTTCCGCGACGGCGTCGACTTCACCGGCGTGGTGCTGACCAAGCTCGACGGCGACGCCCGCGGTGGCGCGGCCCTGTCGATCCGCGAGGTCACCGGCAAGCCGATCATGTTCGCCTCCACCGGCGAAAAGCTGGAGGACTTCGACGTCTTCCACCCGGAGCGCATGGCCAGCCGCATCCTGGGCATGGGCGACATGCTCAGCCTCATCGAGCAGGCCGAGCAGGTCTTCGACCAGAAGGAAGCGGAGAAGACCGCCGCCAAGATGGGCTCCGGCGAGCTGACGCTGGAGGACTTCCTCGAGCAGATGCTCATGGTCCGCAAGATGGGCCCCATCGGCAACATCCTGAAGATGCTGCCCGGCGGCGCCCAAATGTCGGAGATGGCCGACATGGTCGACGAAAAGCACCTGGACCGCATGCAGGCGATCATCCGCGGCATGACCCCGGCCGAGCGCAACGACCCGAAGATCCTCAACGCGTCGCGTCGCAAGCGCATCGCCGCCGGTTCCGGTGTGTCGGTCAGCGAGGTCAACCAGCTGGTCGACCGTTTCTTCGAGGCCCGCAAGATGATGGCCCAGATGGCCGGCCGGTTCGGCATGCCCGGCGGCCGTCCGTCGAATCGCAGGAACAAGAAGGGCCGCAAGGGCAAGAAGGGCCGGGGCCGCGGTCCGACGCCGCCGAAGGCGATGCGTCAGGGCGGCATGCCGGGTATGCCCGGAATGCCGGGAATGCCCGGTATGCCGGGCATGGGCGGCGGCGGAATGCCGGACATGTCCGAGCTGCAGAAGATGATGAAGAACCAGATGCCCCCGGGCATGGAGGGCATCGACCTGGACAACCTGGACTTCGGCCAGGGCGGCGGGGGCCGGAAGTAG
- a CDS encoding acyltransferase family protein: MTTANASTGAYRHDLDGLRGLAIALVVVFHVFDGRVSGGVDVFLLLSGFFFLGSQMRNADRGDRSINVWHSLWRTIRRLLPSLIVVVAATTAGVLAFAPALINGEIAAQLPAALLYVQNIVLADQGADYAAASAQVSPLQHLWSMSVQGQFYLFGILIVSAIAFVLRATHARPRVATIMAPLLVAATVASFWYATVLHGQDQGQNYYSTWSRMWELAAGGLLALAVARFATPRLIAPALPVLGVAMIVSTGFLFDGAAEFPGPWTLWPLGGAALVILGGGAGFMSRFLESGFMTTLGDLAYALYLWHWPLLIISMSALGLDEVDAGIGTAVIAASLGLAWLTHRFVEKPLMQKAPRPLVGERRLRAGLRSLATGPGAARAVAAVVLVAMYGSLLGLGQEYTRRAEASAATRLDPIAYPGALALSDGYPVPRGLEPRPAPEYVGDAYPITAEDGCLTYSDEEPTHMADGKRFGPGAGQPCVYGDPHGKRTMFLIGSSHSEQWSSVLDRIARDRGWRLIPVTRQGCVITLDTPLHGSDDDCIEWSKNVLGRIAFERPDLVVTASTRARGDWGEGTDELAPGMAAAFRFLDDEGIPMVGLRSNPWLVDDDGTPTNAPECLAERKVNWRDDTDAAEAAKACGIARDEGLADRDPAAPLLDGFEHGWSIDMSDAICLPDHCPAVVGNIIVYRDSNHLSVAYADSLQPLLARELEPIFDELERR; this comes from the coding sequence ATGACCACGGCCAATGCATCGACGGGCGCGTACCGTCACGACCTCGACGGGCTGCGCGGCCTGGCCATCGCCCTCGTGGTGGTCTTTCACGTGTTCGACGGCCGGGTCTCCGGCGGCGTCGACGTGTTCCTGCTGCTGTCGGGGTTCTTCTTCCTCGGCTCGCAGATGCGCAACGCCGATCGCGGCGACCGGTCGATCAACGTCTGGCATTCGCTGTGGCGGACCATCCGCAGGCTGCTGCCGTCGCTCATCGTCGTCGTCGCCGCCACCACCGCCGGAGTCCTGGCTTTCGCGCCGGCGCTGATCAACGGCGAAATCGCCGCCCAGCTGCCCGCGGCGCTGTTGTACGTGCAGAACATCGTGTTGGCGGACCAGGGCGCCGACTACGCCGCGGCGTCGGCGCAGGTCTCGCCGCTGCAGCACCTGTGGTCGATGTCGGTGCAGGGGCAGTTCTACCTGTTCGGCATCCTCATCGTGTCCGCCATCGCGTTCGTGCTGCGCGCCACCCACGCCCGACCGCGCGTCGCCACGATCATGGCGCCGCTGCTGGTCGCCGCCACCGTCGCGTCCTTCTGGTACGCCACCGTCCTGCACGGTCAGGACCAGGGCCAGAACTACTACTCCACCTGGTCGCGCATGTGGGAGCTCGCCGCCGGCGGTCTGCTGGCGTTGGCGGTCGCCCGCTTTGCGACGCCCCGCCTCATCGCCCCCGCCCTGCCCGTCCTGGGCGTGGCCATGATCGTGTCCACCGGATTCCTCTTCGACGGCGCCGCAGAGTTCCCCGGGCCGTGGACGCTGTGGCCCCTGGGCGGCGCGGCACTGGTCATCCTCGGCGGAGGCGCCGGCTTCATGTCCCGGTTCCTGGAATCCGGATTCATGACGACGCTCGGCGACCTCGCCTACGCCCTGTACCTGTGGCACTGGCCGTTGCTGATCATCTCCATGTCGGCGCTGGGACTCGACGAGGTCGATGCGGGCATCGGCACCGCCGTCATCGCCGCGTCCCTCGGACTGGCATGGCTCACGCACCGCTTCGTCGAAAAGCCCCTGATGCAGAAGGCCCCGCGGCCGCTCGTCGGGGAACGACGGCTCCGCGCGGGCCTGCGCTCCCTGGCCACCGGCCCTGGTGCCGCCCGCGCCGTCGCCGCAGTCGTGCTGGTGGCGATGTACGGGTCGCTGCTCGGCCTCGGCCAGGAATACACCCGCCGCGCCGAAGCCTCCGCCGCGACCCGCCTCGACCCCATCGCCTACCCCGGCGCCCTCGCGCTCAGCGACGGCTACCCGGTCCCCCGCGGCCTCGAACCCAGGCCCGCCCCCGAATACGTCGGCGACGCCTACCCGATCACCGCGGAAGACGGCTGCCTGACCTACTCCGACGAAGAACCGACGCACATGGCCGACGGCAAACGCTTCGGCCCCGGCGCCGGCCAACCGTGCGTCTACGGCGACCCGCACGGGAAGAGGACCATGTTCCTCATCGGCAGCTCCCACTCCGAACAGTGGAGCAGCGTCCTCGACCGCATCGCCCGCGACCGCGGCTGGCGGCTCATCCCCGTCACCCGTCAGGGCTGCGTGATCACCCTCGACACTCCCCTGCACGGCTCCGACGACGACTGCATCGAATGGTCGAAGAACGTCCTCGGACGCATCGCGTTCGAACGGCCCGACCTGGTCGTGACCGCCTCGACCCGCGCCAGGGGCGACTGGGGCGAAGGCACCGACGAACTCGCGCCCGGCATGGCCGCGGCCTTCCGTTTCCTCGACGACGAGGGCATCCCGATGGTGGGACTGCGCAGCAACCCCTGGCTCGTCGACGACGACGGCACCCCCACCAACGCCCCCGAATGCCTCGCCGAACGCAAGGTCAACTGGCGCGACGACACCGACGCCGCCGAGGCCGCCAAGGCTTGCGGCATCGCCCGCGACGAGGGCCTGGCCGACCGCGACCCCGCCGCACCCCTGCTGGACGGCTTCGAGCACGGCTGGTCCATCGACATGTCGGACGCGATCTGCCTGCCCGACCACTGCCCCGCCGTGGTCGGCAACATCATCGTCTACCGCGACTCGAACCACCTCAGCGTGGCCTACGCGGATTCCCTCCAGCCGCTGCTGGCCCGCGAGCTCGAGCCGATCTTCGACGAACTCGAGCGCCGCTGA
- a CDS encoding acyltransferase family protein has product MVGPDEPQRRPRGARTTPKTIPAATQTSKRRPVRRPPTSNCYPASVTDQPEDPRGAQLNTPDRASAYRHDLDGLRGLAIALVVLFHVFGGTVSGGVDVFLLLSGFFFLGAQIRNADRSGQSINPLHSLWRTARRLLPALIVVLAATTAAAIAWFPQLQSPSMAGQLSASVLYRQNIVLARQAEDYAVAGSTVSPLQHLWSMSVQGQFYLGAILLVSAIAYVLRRRNSGRTVRSVMPPILLVATIASFGYATWLHETSQGLNYYSTWSRIWEIAVGGLLIYVTAAIPIPAKLKPWLPAIGVAMIVATGFFLDGAALFPGPWALWPLLGAALVVLGGGTGVVSAWLASRPMRRLGDIAYALYLWHWPLLILGLLAVGANAPGKKLGAAVIAASLVLAWLTHRFVEKPLMMKGKRPKIGDHPVRRARADLRTEPAARRRALAGAALGLLALTMLAAFPVQKHRIELARAEVLDPAAYPGARAVTDGAPVPDDVPYRPGQDLINNMWPLPAQEGCLSESGDDADHIETVKRYTDESPCVYGDVDSDKSIVLVGGSHSEQWFSPLEEVARDNGYRLEVILRPGCATFLSPVWDMSDRCADWSHAVVAHLADVRPDLVVTTSSRPGFENTDYTPDGYVDFWRALTDMSIPVVGIRDTPWLIDDADGPYRATDCVAAGGDPVTCGPLRERVLSPGDPAHGILESLPGGYPLDFSDVLCGPVHCPAVIGNIYVYRDDNHLSDQFAQTMSAEMKRRMAPILDDIERTGRTREDSE; this is encoded by the coding sequence GTGGTCGGGCCCGACGAACCGCAGCGTCGCCCACGCGGCGCGCGGACAACCCCGAAAACGATACCAGCGGCGACGCAGACCTCCAAAAGGCGTCCGGTCCGACGCCCACCTACATCGAATTGTTATCCTGCCAGCGTCACCGACCAGCCAGAAGATCCCAGAGGTGCCCAACTGAACACGCCCGACCGCGCCAGCGCGTACCGCCATGACCTCGACGGTCTGCGCGGTTTGGCGATCGCGCTGGTCGTGCTCTTCCACGTGTTCGGCGGCACCGTCTCCGGCGGCGTCGACGTGTTCCTGCTGCTGTCGGGCTTCTTCTTCCTCGGCGCGCAGATCCGCAACGCCGACCGATCCGGTCAGTCGATCAACCCGCTGCATTCCCTGTGGCGCACCGCCCGCCGCCTCCTGCCCGCGTTGATCGTCGTTCTCGCCGCCACCACGGCCGCCGCGATCGCCTGGTTCCCCCAGCTGCAATCGCCGTCGATGGCCGGCCAGTTGTCGGCCTCCGTCCTGTACCGGCAGAACATCGTCCTCGCCCGCCAAGCGGAGGACTACGCCGTCGCCGGGTCGACGGTGTCCCCGCTGCAGCACCTGTGGTCGATGTCGGTGCAGGGACAGTTCTACCTCGGCGCCATCCTGCTGGTGTCCGCCATCGCGTACGTGCTGCGCAGACGTAATTCTGGTCGCACCGTCCGCTCCGTGATGCCGCCCATCCTCCTGGTCGCCACCATCGCCTCCTTCGGCTACGCCACGTGGCTCCACGAAACGTCGCAGGGCCTGAACTACTACTCCACCTGGTCGCGCATCTGGGAAATCGCCGTCGGCGGTCTGCTCATCTACGTCACCGCCGCCATTCCGATCCCCGCGAAGCTCAAGCCCTGGCTGCCCGCCATCGGCGTGGCCATGATCGTCGCCACCGGCTTCTTCCTCGACGGTGCCGCACTGTTCCCCGGCCCCTGGGCGCTGTGGCCCCTGCTGGGCGCCGCACTGGTGGTCCTGGGCGGCGGCACGGGCGTCGTCTCCGCGTGGCTGGCCTCGCGCCCCATGCGCCGACTCGGCGACATCGCCTACGCCCTCTACCTCTGGCACTGGCCGCTGCTCATCCTCGGTTTGCTCGCCGTCGGCGCCAACGCCCCCGGCAAAAAGCTCGGCGCCGCCGTCATCGCCGCCTCTCTGGTGTTGGCGTGGCTGACCCACCGCTTCGTCGAAAAGCCCCTCATGATGAAGGGCAAGCGACCGAAGATCGGCGACCACCCGGTCCGCCGGGCGCGGGCCGACCTGCGCACCGAGCCCGCAGCCCGACGCCGCGCGCTGGCGGGTGCCGCGCTGGGACTGCTCGCCCTGACGATGCTCGCCGCCTTCCCCGTGCAGAAGCACCGCATCGAACTCGCCCGCGCCGAAGTCCTCGACCCCGCCGCCTACCCCGGCGCGCGGGCCGTCACCGACGGCGCACCCGTGCCCGACGACGTGCCCTACCGCCCCGGCCAGGACCTGATCAACAACATGTGGCCGTTGCCCGCCCAGGAAGGCTGCCTGTCCGAATCCGGCGACGACGCCGACCACATCGAAACCGTCAAGCGCTACACCGACGAGTCCCCCTGCGTCTACGGCGACGTCGACTCCGACAAATCGATCGTCCTCGTCGGCGGCTCCCACTCCGAACAGTGGTTCTCCCCTCTCGAAGAAGTCGCCCGCGACAACGGTTACCGACTCGAGGTCATCCTCCGGCCCGGCTGCGCCACGTTCCTGTCGCCCGTGTGGGACATGAGCGACCGGTGCGCCGACTGGTCGCATGCCGTCGTCGCCCACCTCGCCGACGTTCGCCCCGACCTGGTGGTCACCACCTCCAGTCGCCCCGGGTTCGAAAACACCGACTACACCCCCGACGGCTACGTCGACTTCTGGCGGGCGCTGACCGACATGTCCATCCCCGTCGTCGGCATCCGCGACACCCCGTGGCTCATCGACGACGCGGACGGCCCGTACCGCGCCACCGACTGCGTCGCCGCCGGCGGAGACCCCGTCACGTGCGGACCGCTGCGCGAACGGGTGCTCTCCCCCGGCGACCCGGCTCACGGCATCCTCGAAAGCCTGCCCGGCGGGTACCCCCTCGACTTCTCCGACGTCCTGTGCGGCCCCGTCCACTGTCCGGCGGTCATCGGCAACATCTACGTCTACCGCGACGACAATCACCTGTCCGACCAGTTCGCGCAGACGATGTCCGCCGAAATGAAGCGCCGCATGGCCCCGATCCTCGACGACATCGAACGCACCGGCCGCACCAGGGAGGACTCCGAATGA
- the rpsP gene encoding 30S ribosomal protein S16: protein MAVKIKLQRIGKIRTPHYRVIVADARTRRSGRVIENIGIYEPKSEPSVIKIDSERAQYWLSVGAQPTEPVLALLKVTGDWQKFKGLPGAEGTLKVAEEKPSKLDLFNQALAEANEGPTAEAITEKRRAAKEAAEAKAAKEAEEAAAKEAAEAAEDAPAEEAAE, encoded by the coding sequence ATGGCCGTCAAGATCAAGCTTCAGCGCATCGGCAAGATCCGCACCCCGCACTACCGCGTCATCGTCGCCGACGCCCGCACCCGTCGTTCGGGTCGCGTCATCGAGAACATCGGCATCTACGAGCCGAAGTCCGAGCCGTCCGTCATCAAGATCGACTCCGAGCGCGCCCAGTACTGGCTGTCCGTCGGCGCCCAGCCGACCGAGCCGGTTCTGGCCCTGCTGAAGGTCACCGGTGACTGGCAGAAGTTCAAGGGCCTGCCGGGCGCCGAGGGCACCCTGAAGGTGGCCGAGGAGAAGCCGTCGAAGCTGGACCTGTTCAACCAGGCTCTGGCCGAGGCCAACGAGGGCCCGACCGCGGAGGCCATCACCGAGAAGCGCCGCGCCGCCAAGGAGGCCGCCGAGGCCAAGGCCGCGAAGGAGGCCGAGGAAGCCGCCGCGAAGGAGGCCGCCGAGGCCGCCGAGGACGCTCCGGCCGAGGAGGCCGCCGAGTAA
- the rimM gene encoding ribosome maturation factor RimM (Essential for efficient processing of 16S rRNA), with translation MQIGRVIKPHGVRGEVVVDATTDDPEGRFAVGAVLVGKQAGRERELTVKSMRPHQGRLLVFFDEVPNRNDAETLRGMRFFAAPVFDDDEAYYDHELIGLRVLDVGDVDEDTANARAYEGQLPEPEDIGEIVGVIRNPAQRLLEVRLDDDGRDVYVPFVHALVPIVDVDNGAVVITPPEGLLEL, from the coding sequence GTGCAGATCGGCCGGGTCATCAAGCCCCACGGCGTGCGCGGCGAGGTCGTCGTCGACGCGACCACCGACGATCCGGAGGGCCGCTTCGCGGTCGGGGCGGTGCTCGTCGGCAAGCAAGCCGGACGCGAGCGCGAGCTGACCGTGAAGTCCATGCGCCCCCACCAGGGGCGGCTGCTCGTCTTCTTCGACGAGGTCCCGAACCGCAACGACGCCGAAACGCTGCGCGGCATGCGCTTTTTCGCGGCGCCCGTGTTCGACGACGATGAGGCTTACTACGACCACGAGCTCATCGGACTGCGGGTGCTCGACGTCGGCGACGTCGACGAGGACACCGCCAACGCCCGCGCGTACGAGGGCCAGCTGCCGGAGCCGGAGGACATCGGCGAGATCGTCGGCGTCATCCGCAACCCCGCCCAGCGTCTGCTCGAGGTGCGGCTGGACGACGACGGCCGCGACGTGTACGTGCCCTTCGTCCACGCGCTGGTGCCGATCGTCGACGTGGACAACGGCGCGGTCGTCATCACCCCGCCGGAAGGACTGCTGGAGCTGTGA
- the trmD gene encoding tRNA (guanosine(37)-N1)-methyltransferase TrmD, translated as MRLDVVTIFPDYLDPLRHALLGKAIEKGILEVGVHDLRQWATGVHQAVDDSPYGGGPGMVMKPDVWGPALDDVAAGTGPAARAEALDSAMPHRGQARHDELAGLPETSSYPEAAGAGEDVAKPLLVVPTPAGAPFTQDMARRWSHEEHIVFACGRYEGIDQRVVDDAAHRYRVEEVSIGDYVLIGGEVAVLVMAEAVVRLVPGVLGNRRSHEEDSFSDGLLEGPGYTKPRVWRGLEVPPVLLSGNHAKVDRWRRDQALLRTAARRPELLDDVDLSARDRKTLDDGVSPEE; from the coding sequence ATGCGCCTGGACGTGGTGACCATCTTCCCGGACTACCTCGACCCGCTGCGCCACGCTCTGCTGGGCAAGGCGATCGAGAAGGGCATCCTCGAAGTGGGGGTGCACGACCTGCGGCAGTGGGCGACCGGCGTGCACCAGGCCGTCGACGATTCGCCGTACGGCGGCGGCCCCGGCATGGTCATGAAACCCGACGTGTGGGGCCCGGCGCTCGACGACGTCGCCGCCGGCACCGGTCCGGCCGCGCGCGCGGAGGCCCTCGATTCGGCGATGCCGCACCGCGGGCAGGCCCGGCACGACGAGCTGGCCGGTCTGCCGGAGACGTCGTCGTACCCGGAGGCCGCGGGCGCGGGCGAGGACGTCGCAAAGCCCCTGCTCGTCGTGCCGACCCCGGCGGGCGCCCCCTTCACGCAGGACATGGCGCGGCGCTGGTCGCACGAGGAGCACATCGTGTTCGCGTGCGGGCGCTACGAGGGCATCGACCAGCGCGTCGTCGACGATGCCGCGCACCGGTACCGGGTGGAGGAGGTCTCCATCGGCGATTACGTGCTCATCGGCGGCGAGGTCGCGGTGCTGGTGATGGCCGAGGCCGTCGTGCGTCTGGTGCCGGGGGTGCTGGGCAACCGGCGCAGCCACGAGGAGGACAGCTTCTCCGACGGCCTGCTGGAGGGCCCGGGCTACACAAAGCCGCGGGTGTGGCGGGGCCTGGAGGTGCCGCCGGTGCTGCTGTCGGGCAATCATGCGAAGGTCGACCGGTGGCGGCGGGATCAGGCGTTGCTGCGCACCGCGGCCCGTCGGCCCGAGCTGCTCGACGACGTGGACCTGTCGGCCCGGGACCGCAAGACGCTTGACGACGGCGTCAGCCCGGAGGAGTAG
- a CDS encoding cupin domain-containing protein, producing the protein MSETPETFIDVLDAAPEAKDGDFPAATRVLTADGATMVVFTFAKGQRLDDHHAPHPLTVQVIEGCLTFTVEDRDHHLKPGRVLHVPEGVVHSVHADHRDAIFLLMLST; encoded by the coding sequence ATGAGCGAAACCCCCGAAACCTTCATCGACGTTCTCGACGCCGCCCCCGAAGCCAAGGACGGCGACTTCCCCGCCGCCACACGCGTCCTGACCGCCGACGGCGCGACGATGGTGGTGTTCACCTTCGCCAAGGGCCAACGCCTCGACGACCACCACGCACCCCACCCGCTGACCGTGCAGGTCATCGAAGGCTGCCTGACGTTCACCGTCGAAGACCGCGACCATCACCTCAAGCCGGGCCGCGTCCTCCACGTGCCCGAGGGCGTCGTCCACTCGGTCCACGCCGACCACCGCGACGCGATCTTCCTGCTCATGTTGTCGACCTAG
- a CDS encoding phosphatase PAP2 family protein has product MSRVSVARPSHVVGWGTALVALAWFASTSTGAEMDVRFAEWVRDLRAGALDGDLDGAFMGVTEVFRPLFVAPATLVAAFFLWRRLRAMALLVPLAFAASIAMTYVMKWLLDRDRPAGPLRLSELPALHDGAFPSAHVAGVTATGMALIQVLAPMVRRGLAVALKWAVVALIGVVALSRVWVGAHWLSDVAGGLAAGVVGLIIALLIMRSAPVRRITAGAAGTPAPIPLPGLRRRRR; this is encoded by the coding sequence ATGAGCCGCGTGTCCGTGGCCCGGCCGTCGCACGTCGTCGGGTGGGGCACCGCGTTGGTGGCGTTGGCCTGGTTCGCGTCGACGTCGACGGGGGCGGAGATGGACGTGCGTTTCGCCGAGTGGGTGCGCGATCTGCGGGCCGGGGCGCTCGACGGTGATCTCGACGGCGCGTTCATGGGCGTGACCGAGGTGTTCCGCCCGCTGTTCGTCGCCCCGGCGACGCTGGTGGCGGCGTTTTTCCTGTGGCGGCGCCTGCGGGCGATGGCGCTGCTGGTGCCGTTGGCGTTCGCGGCGTCGATCGCCATGACGTACGTGATGAAGTGGCTGCTCGACCGGGATCGTCCCGCTGGCCCGTTGCGCCTGTCGGAGTTGCCGGCGCTGCACGACGGCGCCTTCCCGTCGGCGCACGTCGCGGGTGTCACGGCCACCGGCATGGCGCTCATCCAGGTGCTCGCCCCGATGGTGCGCCGTGGCCTGGCCGTCGCGTTGAAGTGGGCGGTCGTCGCCTTGATCGGCGTCGTCGCGTTGAGCCGCGTGTGGGTGGGGGCTCATTGGCTTTCCGACGTCGCCGGCGGATTGGCGGCCGGTGTGGTGGGCCTGATCATCGCGTTGCTGATCATGCGGTCGGCTCCGGTACGGCGGATCACTGCAGGCGCCGCAGGTACGCCTGCGCCAATTCCGCTCCC